One window of Cystobacter fuscus DSM 2262 genomic DNA carries:
- a CDS encoding NAD(P)-dependent oxidoreductase produces MRIAVVGATGGTGRKVVELALARGHEVVAVARYPERIPPAPGLSVRRGDVLDEESLTNALSDVEAVISCIGPTRNLAPGTIMSEGVANMIAACERAGVSRFVLQSGITLSDGSELSPWNRWVIRVLRRVFAQAINDKAIAERALRQSRLEWVIVRPAGLRDAPATSNYVAGPRARIDPLLPLPFADCAGCLVRAAVAPEWVGQIVNAGRRLATRGTTLLDVDQNVLH; encoded by the coding sequence ATGAGAATCGCGGTCGTCGGCGCCACGGGCGGAACAGGCCGGAAGGTGGTCGAACTGGCACTCGCGCGGGGTCACGAGGTCGTGGCGGTGGCCCGCTATCCCGAGAGGATCCCGCCGGCCCCTGGCCTCTCGGTCCGTCGAGGAGACGTGCTCGACGAGGAGAGCCTCACCAACGCCCTGAGCGACGTGGAGGCCGTCATCAGTTGTATCGGTCCCACCAGGAACCTCGCGCCGGGAACGATCATGTCCGAGGGCGTCGCGAACATGATCGCCGCCTGCGAACGCGCCGGCGTGAGCCGTTTCGTCCTCCAGAGCGGCATCACGCTCAGCGACGGATCGGAACTCTCCCCGTGGAACCGCTGGGTCATCCGTGTCCTGCGCCGCGTCTTCGCGCAGGCGATCAACGACAAGGCCATCGCCGAGCGCGCCCTGAGGCAAAGCCGTTTGGAATGGGTGATCGTGCGGCCGGCGGGGCTGCGCGATGCACCCGCCACCTCGAACTACGTCGCGGGCCCGAGAGCGCGCATCGATCCACTCCTCCCGCTGCCGTTCGCCGACTGTGCCGGCTGTCTCGTCCGCGCGGCCGTCGCTCCGGAGTGGGTGGGGCAGATCGTCAACGCGGGGCGCCGTCTGGCCACTCGCGGCACGACCCTCCTGGACGTCGATCAGAACGTCCTCCACTGA
- a CDS encoding PIG-L deacetylase family protein → MTAAAPGSAPRPHWEAWSGLDVLPSLEPALLVPEGRRAVIVAPHPDDEVLGTGGLLARLGRLGRDVLVLAVTDGTASHPGSTSWPVERLARTRPRETQEALHRLGLGGARVERVGIPDGAVTENEERLVEWLGARLRPDDVVLATWRLDGHPDHEAVGRAASRACAALDGRCVEFPIWMWHWARPGDTRVPWSRARRIELDEATLALKRRAMEAYVSQLEPDSTTGNPPIVPPYALERLMRPFEVVFT, encoded by the coding sequence TTGACAGCGGCTGCGCCAGGTTCAGCACCACGCCCGCACTGGGAGGCCTGGAGTGGCCTGGACGTCCTGCCTTCCCTGGAGCCCGCCCTGCTGGTGCCCGAGGGCCGGCGTGCCGTCATCGTCGCGCCCCATCCGGATGACGAGGTGCTCGGGACCGGAGGGCTGCTCGCGCGGCTTGGCCGGCTCGGGCGGGACGTGTTGGTTCTCGCCGTCACGGATGGGACGGCGAGCCATCCGGGGTCCACCTCCTGGCCGGTGGAGCGGCTCGCGCGGACGCGGCCCCGGGAGACGCAGGAGGCGCTGCACCGGCTCGGGCTGGGCGGGGCGCGGGTGGAGCGGGTGGGGATTCCCGATGGCGCCGTCACCGAGAACGAGGAGCGGCTGGTGGAGTGGTTGGGCGCGCGGCTTCGTCCGGACGACGTGGTGCTGGCCACGTGGCGCCTGGATGGACACCCGGACCATGAGGCGGTGGGGCGGGCGGCGTCGCGGGCGTGTGCGGCGTTGGACGGCCGCTGCGTGGAGTTCCCCATCTGGATGTGGCACTGGGCCCGGCCCGGAGACACGCGGGTGCCCTGGTCCCGGGCGCGGCGCATCGAGTTGGACGAGGCCACGCTCGCGCTCAAGCGCCGGGCCATGGAGGCGTACGTGAGCCAGTTGGAGCCGGATTCCACCACGGGAAACCCGCCCATCGTGCCCCCTTACGCGCTCGAGCGGTTGATGCGGCCCTTCGAGGTGGTGTTCACATGA
- a CDS encoding oxidoreductase, translated as MSEVPTQTGRTVLVTGANTGLGFETARMLAGKGAKVVLACRDTRKGERAVERIRQESPAADVSLAGLDLADLDSVATFERAFREKHERLDLLINNAGVMVPPFSRTQQGFELQFGTNHLGHFALTGRLMPLLLKTPRSRVVVLSSAGANFGHIDLEDLQFERRKYRAWIAYTQSKLANLMFALELARRLDAAGASVIATAAHPGGSATELQRNASFFQRVYNPLLASTPAEGALSTLRAAIDPAARNGSYWGPTGLFEMRGPPGEAYLPRRAKNPAVARQLWSESERLTGVRFSLFPREDEVG; from the coding sequence TTGTCGGAAGTTCCCACCCAGACGGGAAGGACGGTGCTGGTCACGGGCGCGAACACGGGACTCGGGTTCGAGACCGCACGGATGCTCGCCGGCAAGGGCGCGAAGGTCGTTCTCGCCTGCCGTGACACGCGGAAGGGCGAGCGCGCGGTGGAGCGCATCCGCCAGGAATCACCCGCCGCGGACGTCTCGCTCGCCGGGTTGGATCTCGCCGATCTGGACTCCGTGGCCACGTTCGAGCGCGCATTTCGCGAGAAGCACGAGCGGCTCGATCTGCTCATCAACAACGCGGGCGTCATGGTGCCGCCGTTTTCGCGGACGCAGCAGGGATTCGAGCTCCAGTTCGGCACGAACCACCTCGGACATTTCGCGCTCACGGGACGGCTGATGCCCTTGCTGCTGAAGACCCCGCGGTCGCGTGTCGTCGTCCTTTCCAGCGCGGGCGCTAACTTCGGACACATCGACCTGGAGGATCTCCAGTTCGAGCGCCGGAAGTACCGCGCGTGGATCGCCTATACACAGAGCAAGCTCGCCAACTTGATGTTCGCGCTGGAACTCGCGCGCCGTCTCGATGCGGCGGGCGCGTCCGTGATCGCCACCGCGGCCCATCCTGGAGGGAGCGCGACCGAGCTGCAGCGCAACGCCAGCTTCTTCCAGCGGGTCTACAACCCCCTTCTCGCGTCGACGCCCGCCGAGGGGGCCTTGTCGACGCTCCGGGCCGCTATCGATCCGGCCGCGCGCAATGGCTCCTACTGGGGCCCCACGGGGCTCTTCGAGATGCGGGGCCCGCCGGGTGAAGCCTATCTTCCGCGGCGGGCGAAGAATCCCGCCGTCGCACGCCAGCTCTGGAGCGAGAGCGAGCGATTGACCGGTGTGAGGTTCTCGCTGTTCCCCCGTGAAGACGAGGTGGGCTGA
- a CDS encoding amidohydrolase, giving the protein MSALRLLALSHLLLAGLPARGDELRPGADLIVFNAKITTQHLAQPAASAVAIKRGRIYAVGDDAEILALKNSKTQLIDAEGHRLIPGLNEAHVHVLNENNYNYNVRWDGVPTLSRALEMLKEQAKRTPKGQWVKVIGGWSPYQFKENRFPTPEELNAAVPDRPYIVQYAYNQAFLNELAMKEIGVGTPKFQMPPGTEFEKDKQGKYTGVVRGFTWTFVALEAVVPLPSFEEKVNSLAYAINDLNRFGVVSALESGSIIPYPEGHKPIEALIKDQRLNVRLPFMDLQLVEPGASMVDAEIDAITQKSPTSPGDNTHPTLAHGHEYQTNGEVLNAQLHDHENFDRPAVVIDRELMRKTVEEDVGKLVKRRSPFRMHVSYDENISPFLDALESLNKKMPFDGLRWSIEHAETISPKNIERIKKLGGGIALDDKMALHGDGFIKTHGREVALQTPRLRQLVDSGIPLAMTTDGFRASSYNPWVAIQWMVTGKSVSGSEILAKDNRLSREEALKLYTLGAAWFTKTENESGRIAPGNLADFALLSTDYFSVPEGEIQHITSVMTVVDGKVVFGAGKYSKLAPELPKIIPTWSPIKYFGGYSGAK; this is encoded by the coding sequence ATGTCTGCACTCCGACTCCTGGCTCTCTCGCACCTGTTGCTCGCCGGCCTCCCTGCGCGTGGAGACGAGCTTCGTCCCGGGGCCGATCTGATCGTTTTCAACGCGAAGATCACCACTCAGCACCTGGCGCAGCCGGCGGCTTCCGCGGTCGCGATCAAAAGAGGGCGGATCTACGCAGTGGGCGACGACGCCGAGATCCTCGCCCTCAAGAACAGCAAAACCCAACTGATCGATGCGGAGGGGCATCGCCTGATCCCGGGCCTCAATGAAGCCCACGTCCACGTGCTGAATGAGAACAACTACAACTACAACGTGAGGTGGGACGGGGTTCCCACCTTGAGCCGCGCCCTCGAGATGTTGAAGGAACAGGCCAAAAGAACGCCCAAGGGCCAATGGGTCAAGGTGATCGGGGGTTGGTCGCCGTATCAGTTCAAGGAGAACCGGTTCCCGACCCCGGAGGAGCTGAACGCCGCGGTACCTGACCGGCCGTACATCGTTCAATACGCCTACAACCAGGCGTTCTTGAACGAGTTGGCGATGAAGGAGATCGGCGTGGGAACCCCCAAGTTCCAGATGCCGCCCGGCACGGAGTTCGAGAAAGACAAGCAAGGCAAGTACACCGGCGTCGTGCGAGGGTTCACCTGGACCTTCGTGGCGCTCGAAGCGGTGGTCCCGTTGCCTTCCTTCGAGGAGAAGGTGAACTCGCTCGCCTACGCGATCAACGACTTGAACCGGTTCGGAGTGGTATCAGCGCTGGAGTCCGGCAGCATCATCCCCTACCCGGAAGGGCACAAGCCCATTGAAGCCCTGATCAAGGATCAGCGTTTGAACGTTCGTTTGCCTTTCATGGATCTCCAGCTCGTCGAGCCCGGCGCTTCGATGGTGGACGCCGAGATCGATGCCATCACCCAGAAGTCTCCGACCAGCCCCGGGGACAACACGCACCCAACCCTGGCGCATGGTCACGAATACCAAACCAACGGAGAAGTGCTGAACGCCCAACTCCACGACCATGAGAACTTCGACCGGCCGGCGGTGGTGATCGATCGGGAACTCATGCGAAAGACCGTCGAAGAGGACGTGGGCAAGCTGGTGAAGCGGCGAAGCCCGTTCCGGATGCATGTCAGCTACGACGAGAACATCTCTCCATTCCTGGATGCTCTGGAATCGCTGAACAAGAAAATGCCTTTCGACGGCCTGCGGTGGAGCATCGAGCACGCCGAAACGATCAGCCCGAAAAACATCGAAAGGATCAAGAAACTGGGCGGCGGAATCGCGCTGGACGACAAGATGGCGCTCCACGGAGACGGCTTCATCAAGACCCACGGCCGCGAGGTGGCCCTGCAGACGCCTCGCTTGCGTCAGCTCGTCGACAGCGGGATCCCGCTGGCCATGACCACCGACGGATTCAGGGCTTCTTCTTACAACCCGTGGGTGGCTATCCAGTGGATGGTCACCGGCAAGTCGGTGTCGGGCTCGGAGATCCTGGCCAAGGACAACCGCCTGAGCCGGGAAGAGGCGCTCAAACTCTATACTTTGGGTGCCGCGTGGTTCACCAAGACCGAGAACGAGAGCGGGAGGATCGCGCCGGGCAACCTAGCGGACTTCGCGCTGCTGAGCACCGACTACTTCTCGGTGCCGGAAGGGGAGATCCAGCACATCACTTCCGTGATGACCGTCGTGGACGGGAAGGTCGTGTTCGGTGCGGGCAAATACAGCAAACTCGCTCCGGAACTGCCGAAGATCATCCCGACGTGGTCCCCGATCAAGTACTTCGGCGGCTACTCTGGCGCGAAATGA
- a CDS encoding TetR/AcrR family transcriptional regulator, with protein sequence MDTRKPKARSTQPEAIAAAVLNVFLRYGFRKTSMDDLARAAGLSRQGLYLYFATKEQLFEAALEHLITRTLDAARRIADQRDLDVEEQLLRVFQELQGETLDLSSREHRNELIEVARQTSGSRVANLERGFVELLAGILVRAGVAASWKDTGVTALQLAEHLFDAANGIKSSVTSREAYLVRLRTSIQIITRGASRRDAKEPGS encoded by the coding sequence GTGGACACCCGGAAACCCAAGGCCCGTTCGACACAACCGGAAGCCATCGCGGCGGCCGTGCTCAACGTCTTCCTGCGCTATGGCTTCAGGAAGACATCCATGGACGACCTCGCCCGGGCCGCGGGGCTTTCACGCCAGGGGCTCTACCTCTACTTCGCGACCAAGGAGCAGCTCTTCGAGGCTGCGCTGGAACACCTCATCACGCGAACGCTCGACGCGGCACGCCGCATCGCGGACCAGCGCGACCTCGACGTGGAGGAGCAACTGCTTCGCGTCTTCCAGGAACTCCAGGGCGAAACGCTCGACCTCTCATCGCGCGAGCACAGGAATGAATTGATCGAGGTCGCACGGCAGACCTCGGGTTCGCGCGTCGCCAACCTGGAGCGGGGCTTCGTCGAACTCCTCGCCGGGATTCTCGTGCGCGCGGGCGTCGCCGCTTCGTGGAAGGACACCGGCGTGACGGCACTGCAACTCGCCGAGCACCTCTTCGACGCGGCCAATGGAATCAAATCGTCCGTCACCTCACGCGAGGCGTATCTCGTGCGGCTTCGGACCTCCATCCAGATCATCACCCGGGGCGCGTCGCGGCGCGACGCCAAGGAGCCAGGGTCATGA
- a CDS encoding GlxA family transcriptional regulator — MHLRAMHVVAIVALDGVVPFDLSIPTGVFQHVRLPGGRAGYEVRVCGVTSEVNAGAFTLRTRWGLEELARADTVILPGIRDVSAPIPEELVRAVRAAAASGTRVASICSGAFLLAATGLLDGRRATTHWLATDELARRHPEIHIDPDVLYVDEGQFLTSAGAAAGLDLCLHMVRLDHGAAVAADAARLSVMPLERDGGQSQFILHAPPAPDGSSLEPLLRWLDENLHEPLTLEDIARHAALSVRTLNRRFREQMGTTPLQWILRARVRRAQQLLETTGHSVEAIAERVGFGSATAFREHFQRFVTTSPQAYRRAFRSAPPASH, encoded by the coding sequence ATGCATCTTCGCGCCATGCACGTCGTGGCCATCGTCGCGCTGGACGGAGTCGTCCCGTTTGATCTGTCGATCCCCACGGGGGTGTTCCAACACGTGCGGCTTCCTGGAGGCCGGGCGGGTTACGAGGTCCGGGTCTGTGGGGTGACGTCCGAGGTGAACGCCGGAGCCTTCACCCTGCGGACGCGCTGGGGCCTGGAGGAGCTGGCGCGAGCGGACACCGTCATCCTTCCCGGCATCCGGGATGTGAGCGCCCCCATCCCGGAGGAACTCGTGCGGGCGGTGCGCGCGGCGGCGGCCTCGGGGACACGCGTGGCGTCCATCTGCTCCGGGGCCTTCCTGCTCGCCGCGACCGGGCTGCTCGATGGACGGCGCGCCACGACCCATTGGCTGGCGACGGACGAGCTGGCGCGCCGCCATCCGGAGATCCACATCGACCCGGATGTCTTGTATGTCGATGAGGGTCAATTCTTGACGTCGGCGGGCGCCGCGGCGGGGCTGGATCTCTGTCTGCACATGGTGCGGCTCGACCACGGCGCCGCGGTGGCGGCGGATGCGGCCCGGCTCTCGGTGATGCCGCTCGAGCGCGACGGAGGACAGTCACAGTTCATCCTGCACGCACCGCCCGCCCCGGATGGCTCGTCGCTCGAGCCGCTGCTGCGCTGGCTCGACGAGAACCTCCACGAGCCGCTCACGCTCGAGGACATCGCGCGTCACGCGGCGCTGAGCGTGCGCACGCTCAACCGCCGCTTCCGCGAACAGATGGGCACCACCCCCCTGCAGTGGATCCTCCGCGCCCGCGTGCGCCGCGCGCAGCAACTGCTCGAGACGACGGGACACTCCGTGGAGGCCATCGCGGAGCGGGTCGGCTTTGGCTCGGCGACCGCCTTTCGTGAGCACTTCCAGCGCTTCGTCACCACGAGCCCCCAGGCCTACCGCCGCGCGTTCCGCTCCGCCCCTCCCGCCAGCCACTGA
- a CDS encoding class I SAM-dependent methyltransferase, which produces MSMQRISERFSHAARQFHQEMSGVAELARTKGPRSAAERLAEAMAWRLSPARRSFVRRLEHERALAREFDERFGVDTSSESSLTEVGVPADKAHDGNGIYRGIWADIFHEALRGTGLSLEDLTFVDYGAGKGKAMLLASAYPFRRIVGVEFAPGLCEVAQRNLAVFRSPTQRCFSLDVVAGDALEWEPPAEPLLCFFFNPFSDEVMARVIARISESCQRIPRDIYLLYVNIRNTDEQARVFERSSELTLLRRDRHALLAKVTPRVVHDRRP; this is translated from the coding sequence GTGTCGATGCAGCGGATCTCCGAACGGTTTTCTCATGCCGCACGCCAGTTCCACCAGGAGATGTCCGGGGTCGCGGAGCTCGCGCGCACGAAGGGCCCGCGCAGCGCGGCGGAGCGCCTGGCGGAGGCCATGGCCTGGCGCCTGTCTCCGGCGCGGCGTTCCTTCGTGCGGCGTCTGGAACATGAGCGCGCCCTGGCGCGGGAGTTCGACGAGCGATTCGGCGTGGACACCTCGAGCGAGTCCTCGCTCACCGAGGTGGGGGTGCCGGCCGACAAGGCGCATGACGGCAATGGCATCTACCGGGGCATCTGGGCGGATATCTTCCACGAGGCGCTGCGCGGCACCGGGCTGTCCTTGGAGGACCTGACGTTCGTCGACTACGGCGCCGGCAAGGGCAAGGCCATGCTGCTCGCCTCGGCCTATCCCTTCCGCCGCATCGTCGGCGTGGAGTTCGCTCCGGGCTTGTGCGAGGTGGCCCAGCGCAACCTCGCCGTGTTTCGCAGCCCCACCCAGCGCTGCTTCTCCCTGGACGTGGTGGCGGGGGACGCGCTCGAGTGGGAGCCTCCCGCCGAGCCGCTGCTGTGCTTCTTCTTCAACCCCTTCAGCGACGAGGTGATGGCGCGGGTCATCGCCCGGATCTCCGAGTCCTGTCAGCGCATCCCCCGGGACATCTACCTGCTGTACGTCAACATCCGGAACACCGACGAGCAGGCCCGTGTCTTCGAGCGCAGCTCGGAGCTGACCCTGCTGCGCCGCGACCGGCATGCGCTGCTCGCCAAGGTGACGCCCCGCGTCGTCCACGACAGGCGGCCCTGA
- a CDS encoding class I SAM-dependent methyltransferase, with protein sequence MSEADRQRWNARYQEGAGAREPSPFLCSLEQRLPRTGRALDVAGGVGQESLWLARRGLDVTCVDVSDTALERAAASAREAGLALGLERLDVEQEPLPPGPFALVLCLNYLWRPLFSAFPQVLAPGGLLVFAQPTRSNLTRHAHPSARFLLEDGELPGLLQGLEILSYTEAWTDEGRHEARLVARR encoded by the coding sequence ATGTCCGAGGCCGATCGTCAGCGGTGGAACGCGCGCTACCAGGAGGGCGCCGGGGCCCGTGAGCCCTCTCCCTTCCTGTGCTCGCTCGAGCAGCGGCTGCCGCGCACGGGCCGGGCGCTCGACGTGGCGGGAGGCGTGGGGCAGGAGTCGCTCTGGCTCGCCCGCCGGGGCCTGGACGTCACGTGCGTGGATGTCTCGGATACCGCCCTGGAGCGCGCCGCCGCCTCCGCGCGCGAGGCGGGGCTCGCGCTCGGGCTCGAGCGTCTGGACGTCGAACAGGAGCCCCTGCCGCCGGGCCCCTTCGCGCTCGTGCTCTGCTTGAACTATCTCTGGCGGCCCCTGTTCTCCGCGTTCCCCCAGGTGCTCGCGCCGGGAGGCCTGCTCGTCTTCGCCCAGCCCACCCGGAGCAACCTGACGCGGCACGCCCACCCCTCGGCCCGCTTCCTCCTGGAGGACGGGGAGCTGCCCGGGTTGCTCCAGGGCCTGGAGATCCTCTCGTACACCGAGGCGTGGACGGACGAGGGGCGCCACGAGGCGCGGCTGGTGGCGAGGCGCTGA
- a CDS encoding RluA family pseudouridine synthase, producing MSLQKLTVPRDAAGARLDKFLAAHVPGLSLERARGLIEQGHVRIRGKQCQPTRKLWGGEEIELSRPEPRAPARRFVEGPALPVLHDDASWVVVNKPAGLSVEPAGGNVPSVVELVAARLPPFDVEGQALPGVVHRLDRDTSGCLALARTDAAAAALERAFQEKQVDKRYWALVLGETPERERLEGPYGRDPRDPRRFTTKVRSARRAALSYEVRERLRGATLVEVRLETGRTHQIRVQLAEAGHPVLADALYGPDETRTHPAAGAVGRHALHALRLSLPGVSVEAPLPEDFQRALALLRGV from the coding sequence ATGTCCTTGCAAAAGCTCACCGTTCCCCGCGACGCCGCCGGTGCGCGGCTCGACAAGTTCCTCGCGGCGCACGTGCCCGGGCTGTCGTTGGAGCGGGCACGAGGCCTCATCGAACAGGGCCACGTGCGCATCCGGGGCAAGCAGTGTCAGCCCACGCGCAAGCTGTGGGGCGGGGAGGAGATCGAGCTCAGCCGCCCCGAGCCCCGCGCTCCGGCGAGGCGCTTCGTCGAGGGACCCGCGCTGCCGGTGCTCCACGATGACGCTTCGTGGGTCGTCGTGAACAAGCCGGCGGGGCTGAGCGTGGAGCCCGCCGGGGGGAATGTGCCCTCGGTGGTGGAGCTGGTGGCGGCGCGGCTGCCGCCCTTCGACGTGGAGGGCCAGGCGCTGCCCGGCGTGGTGCACCGCCTGGACCGGGACACCAGCGGCTGCCTGGCTCTGGCGCGCACGGACGCGGCCGCGGCGGCGCTCGAGCGGGCCTTCCAGGAGAAGCAGGTGGACAAGCGCTACTGGGCGCTGGTGCTCGGGGAGACACCCGAGCGCGAGCGGCTCGAGGGGCCCTACGGGAGGGATCCGAGGGACCCGAGGCGCTTCACCACGAAGGTGCGCTCGGCGCGGCGGGCGGCGCTCTCCTACGAGGTGCGCGAGCGGCTGCGGGGCGCGACGCTGGTGGAGGTGCGGCTGGAGACGGGGCGCACGCACCAGATTCGCGTGCAACTGGCCGAGGCGGGCCACCCGGTGCTCGCCGACGCCCTGTATGGCCCCGACGAGACGCGCACGCACCCGGCGGCGGGCGCGGTGGGCCGGCACGCCCTGCATGCGCTGCGCTTGTCGCTGCCCGGGGTGAGCGTCGAGGCCCCACTGCCCGAGGACTTCCAACGGGCCCTGGCGCTGCTGCGCGGAGTGTAG
- a CDS encoding AAA family ATPase, whose translation MRVPRFGWSFVVEDLSIARDVLQNALSTALLGEKPKGLYDFRHEGEEYVRAWDPLGARREVRGGARRPPPPEVLEQVGEELTSRALGGRQPALVYDAEAMREWLELAQRRPPPSLLLVGGTGTGKTSHVSMLARRIAERRREDKTVRLPDIWRTSAERIVAGMVYLGMWQERCLNLIDALSHEEDYLFVDRLTSLLAPQPDGSSIGDLLLPAAMSGELSLIAECTEAELERCQRRFPEALRPFRVLRIEQPPAARMPELMQRYQSVRRSRVSIHPVGLRQLVAHLDTFQRDSLFPGKAFRFLDWLEQQGERGQSRTLYPRDASEAYARYSGLPLQLISDEVPAERHTLAAQLQKGVIGQERACELAAGVLARFKAGLNDPDKPVGTLLFAGPTGVGKTELSKQLARTLFGDEQRMIRLDMSEYMLPGSAQRLMEVGPGITSLAERVRQQPLSLVLFDELEKAHPEVFDLLLGILGEGRLTDGLGRLVDFRMTVVCMTSNLGVSHSEPAGFGAERGAEDFTRAIRQAFRPELFNRIDHIIPFRRLTEADVLRIVDLELEKAASRAGLSRRGLKLVVEPDARAWLARHGYEPQLGARPLKRLIEAKVMAPIAVRLAAHPELEGVLLPVVVAGSAAERGLRPEYRALATLLDQPVAY comes from the coding sequence GTGCGGGTGCCGCGCTTCGGCTGGTCCTTCGTCGTGGAGGATCTCTCCATCGCGCGGGATGTGTTGCAGAACGCGCTGAGCACCGCGCTGCTCGGGGAGAAGCCCAAGGGCCTCTATGACTTCCGCCACGAGGGCGAGGAGTATGTCCGGGCGTGGGATCCGCTCGGCGCGCGGCGCGAGGTCCGCGGTGGCGCGCGGCGGCCCCCACCCCCCGAGGTGCTCGAGCAGGTGGGCGAGGAATTGACGTCGCGCGCCCTGGGCGGCCGGCAGCCGGCCCTGGTGTACGACGCCGAGGCGATGCGCGAATGGCTGGAGCTCGCCCAGCGCCGGCCCCCTCCCTCGCTGTTGCTCGTCGGAGGCACGGGCACGGGCAAGACGAGCCACGTGTCGATGCTGGCGCGGCGGATCGCCGAGCGGCGGCGCGAGGACAAGACGGTGCGCCTGCCCGACATCTGGCGCACCAGCGCCGAGCGGATTGTGGCCGGCATGGTGTACCTGGGCATGTGGCAGGAGCGCTGCCTGAATCTCATCGACGCGCTGTCGCACGAGGAGGACTACCTCTTCGTGGATCGGCTCACGTCCCTGCTCGCGCCCCAGCCGGATGGCTCGTCGATTGGAGATCTGCTCCTGCCGGCCGCGATGAGCGGGGAGCTCTCCCTCATCGCCGAGTGCACCGAGGCCGAGCTCGAGCGCTGCCAGCGGCGCTTCCCGGAGGCGCTGCGGCCCTTCCGCGTCCTGCGCATCGAGCAGCCCCCGGCCGCGCGGATGCCCGAGCTCATGCAGCGCTACCAATCCGTGCGGCGCAGCCGGGTGAGCATCCATCCCGTGGGGCTGCGGCAACTCGTGGCCCACCTGGACACGTTCCAACGCGACAGCCTGTTTCCGGGCAAGGCGTTCCGCTTCCTCGACTGGCTGGAGCAGCAGGGCGAGCGCGGCCAGTCCCGGACGCTCTATCCGCGCGATGCCTCCGAGGCCTATGCGCGCTACTCAGGCCTGCCGCTCCAGCTCATCAGCGACGAGGTCCCCGCCGAGCGCCACACGCTCGCGGCGCAGCTCCAGAAGGGCGTCATCGGCCAGGAGCGGGCGTGTGAGCTGGCCGCCGGAGTGCTCGCGCGGTTCAAGGCCGGGCTGAATGATCCGGACAAGCCCGTGGGCACGCTGCTCTTCGCCGGGCCCACGGGGGTGGGGAAGACGGAGCTGTCCAAGCAACTGGCGCGCACGCTCTTCGGCGACGAGCAGCGGATGATCCGCCTGGACATGTCCGAGTACATGTTGCCCGGCTCGGCCCAGAGGTTGATGGAGGTGGGCCCGGGCATCACCAGCCTCGCCGAGCGGGTGCGGCAACAGCCCCTGTCGCTCGTCCTCTTCGACGAGCTGGAGAAGGCACATCCGGAGGTCTTCGATCTGCTCCTGGGCATCCTGGGGGAGGGGAGACTGACGGATGGGCTGGGGCGCCTGGTGGACTTCCGGATGACGGTGGTGTGCATGACGAGCAATCTCGGCGTCTCGCACTCGGAGCCGGCGGGGTTCGGAGCGGAGCGGGGCGCGGAGGACTTCACGCGGGCCATCCGTCAGGCCTTCCGGCCGGAGCTGTTCAACCGGATCGACCACATCATCCCGTTCCGCCGCCTGACGGAGGCGGACGTGCTGCGCATCGTGGACCTGGAGCTGGAGAAGGCGGCGTCGCGGGCGGGGCTGTCGCGACGCGGGCTGAAGCTGGTGGTGGAGCCGGACGCGCGGGCGTGGCTGGCCCGGCACGGGTACGAGCCCCAACTGGGGGCCCGGCCCTTGAAGCGGCTCATCGAGGCGAAGGTCATGGCACCCATCGCCGTGCGGCTCGCGGCCCATCCGGAGCTGGAGGGTGTGTTGCTGCCCGTGGTCGTGGCCGGCAGCGCGGCCGAACGCGGATTGCGGCCCGAGTACCGCGCCCTCGCCACGCTCCTCGACCAACCCGTCGCTTATTGA